The following proteins are encoded in a genomic region of Bernardetia sp. MNP-M8:
- a CDS encoding peptidylprolyl isomerase: MKFLSSFIFSNSFFFILLFSFLLGTACTPDKMEEPPKDLEKFIKRNVFHSDTLLQKIYDAANRRDAETVATFLSHPQEKYRKHAALTFASLQDSSFLMPLLELLNDEKSSVRQAAATSIGQFWATSSETLLLEKTTQLQASGNYDVNVQQRLLEAIGKSATQKGLQFLALKNYENDTLRVGQAIGIYRAATKPKVNERVISDSATLLMLDFLTPPKQNYTVRLMASAYFARLGDKIIPKTEADSIQEKKQSDFFEILKNKADNDSQLFVRSNATQALGAIKTKENEDFLIKILNKTAENYLVKISAIRALGQFDDSPKIKKAIGNYINAKNPNLQIVASETLKNLARLTDYKLYLEWIEKTNNYRTRANLFAGAIKTERKENIASQKAISVLDSSQNVYEKMVLLQALSENLQNMDLILDTLQTTQNHLLRTAATEAIFNVSTKFLSNSAQNISSKQKEQLSKGFEFAIKSGDVGAMALAANALMNEDFKKIYKYKTSSLTKLLTEARKKLELPKEIETYQEISKTIEFYTGKTAQSPPPPPTKEIDWKLINTLNARNSIILNTNKGEIIVSLFTEEAPATVASFVTLAGTGFFNQKKFHRVVPNFVVQGADPRGDGWGGIDYTIRSEFSTFYYDDEGYLGMASAGKDTESCQFFITHSPTPHLDGRYTIFGKVINGMDVVHQLEVGDYIEMVSF; encoded by the coding sequence ATGAAATTTCTGTCTTCCTTTATTTTTTCAAATTCATTTTTCTTTATATTACTTTTTAGCTTTTTATTAGGTACAGCCTGTACGCCTGATAAAATGGAAGAACCTCCAAAAGATTTGGAAAAGTTTATTAAACGTAATGTTTTTCATTCTGATACACTACTTCAAAAAATATATGATGCTGCTAACCGAAGAGATGCCGAAACGGTAGCTACATTTTTATCTCATCCACAAGAAAAATATAGAAAACATGCTGCTCTTACTTTTGCTTCTCTGCAAGATAGTAGCTTTCTGATGCCTTTATTGGAATTATTAAATGATGAAAAATCGTCTGTTCGCCAAGCTGCTGCCACATCAATTGGACAGTTTTGGGCAACAAGTAGTGAAACCTTATTGCTAGAAAAGACCACTCAACTACAAGCGAGTGGAAACTATGATGTAAATGTTCAGCAGCGACTTTTGGAAGCTATTGGAAAAAGTGCAACCCAAAAAGGATTGCAGTTTTTAGCTCTTAAAAATTATGAAAATGATACTCTTAGAGTAGGACAAGCTATCGGAATTTATCGTGCAGCAACCAAACCAAAAGTAAACGAGCGAGTAATTTCAGATTCAGCTACACTTTTAATGCTTGATTTCCTAACTCCTCCTAAGCAAAATTATACAGTTCGTTTGATGGCTTCTGCTTATTTTGCTCGCCTTGGCGATAAAATAATTCCTAAAACAGAAGCTGATTCTATTCAAGAAAAAAAACAAAGTGATTTCTTTGAAATACTAAAAAATAAGGCTGATAATGATTCTCAACTTTTTGTGCGTTCGAATGCTACTCAAGCTCTAGGAGCAATAAAAACAAAAGAAAATGAAGATTTCTTAATTAAAATCTTAAATAAAACAGCTGAAAATTATCTAGTTAAAATATCAGCTATTCGTGCACTTGGGCAGTTTGATGATTCTCCAAAAATCAAAAAAGCAATTGGAAATTATATCAATGCTAAAAATCCAAATCTTCAAATTGTAGCTTCCGAAACCCTCAAAAACTTGGCTCGTCTGACAGACTATAAACTATATTTGGAATGGATAGAAAAAACAAATAATTATAGAACTCGTGCAAACCTTTTTGCAGGAGCAATCAAAACTGAAAGAAAGGAAAATATAGCTTCTCAAAAAGCAATTTCTGTGTTGGACTCTTCTCAAAATGTCTATGAAAAAATGGTTTTGTTGCAAGCTCTTTCTGAAAATCTTCAAAATATGGATTTGATTTTGGACACACTTCAAACCACACAAAATCACCTCTTAAGAACAGCAGCAACTGAAGCTATTTTTAATGTTTCTACAAAGTTTTTGTCAAATTCTGCTCAAAATATTTCTTCAAAACAAAAAGAACAATTAAGCAAAGGTTTTGAATTTGCTATCAAGTCAGGCGATGTAGGAGCAATGGCATTGGCCGCTAATGCATTAATGAATGAAGATTTTAAGAAAATATACAAGTACAAAACGAGTTCTCTAACCAAACTGCTTACAGAAGCAAGAAAAAAATTAGAACTACCCAAAGAAATTGAAACCTATCAAGAAATCAGTAAAACAATAGAGTTCTATACAGGTAAAACAGCTCAAAGTCCACCACCTCCACCTACCAAAGAAATTGATTGGAAACTCATAAATACTTTGAATGCTAGAAATTCGATTATTTTGAATACAAATAAAGGAGAAATAATAGTTTCTCTTTTTACAGAAGAAGCCCCTGCAACAGTAGCCAGTTTTGTAACTCTAGCAGGAACAGGATTTTTTAATCAAAAGAAATTTCATAGAGTTGTTCCTAATTTTGTAGTACAGGGTGCAGACCCAAGAGGTGACGGTTGGGGAGGTATAGATTATACTATTCGCTCTGAATTTTCAACTTTCTATTATGATGATGAAGGATATTTGGGAATGGCTTCGGCAGGAAAAGATACAGAAAGTTGTCAGTTTTTTATTACACATTCACCTACTCCACATTTAGATGGACGTTATACCATTTTTGGAAAAGTAATAAACGGAATGGATGTAGTACATCAACTAGAAGTAGGAGATTATATTGAAATGGTTAGTTTTTGA
- a CDS encoding M48 family metallopeptidase, whose translation MKTIEVEHKAKQTLLAIGFFLFIYLLLISLSFALTIGFGFAGIGVVAMRPSFFTLFLGIGLASIGGLVFFFLIKFIFKRVKVDRSDMIEIKENEEPRLFALIRELTREVGTDFPKKVYLTRDVNAAVFYDSSFWSMFFPTKKNLQIGLGLINAVTETELKAVLAHEFGHFSQKTLKVGSYVYNVNKVIYNMLYDNTSYSNLVQRWANFWWGFAICAWIGITIITGIQWILQKMYGIVNVRYMELSREMEFEADQIAASVVGSKPLIDSLLRLQLASDALQSLINFYQEQIAKEEIAENIYPQHHYLMNYLAKESHLDIENNLPVVTKESLNKFDRSKVVIENQWESHPSTVDRVQHLEDLGFDAEPSLDTAWSIFENAQKWQDKFTKDIFADVKFSQTPKLLSLENFKEEYSAYKQKYSFDERYNDFYNSKDISEFNMERIIDRINSNSSKVLITENTELEDIFNEKNTELIRKQQGLENDCLILEAIIDKQIKLKTFDFEGIKYPVKHAPLILQELQDEAQANKKLIQQNEENAFIYFYKKAQANNNDTVLKELYENYFERNEIKKADELLHKALLEKSQFIGQQLEIHEIEEHMAQLRFEERKMRSRLKEIVEKEPHLLDVYTAQNKKQLEDYLSQEWIYFDHNHYYETPLGLLFAAYSFYYELFNQSLFLNKKNLLERQLSLAA comes from the coding sequence ATGAAAACTATAGAGGTCGAACACAAAGCCAAGCAAACACTTTTGGCAATTGGTTTCTTTTTATTTATTTATTTGTTACTTATTTCCCTTTCTTTTGCCCTTACTATAGGTTTTGGATTTGCAGGAATAGGAGTTGTTGCTATGCGGCCTTCTTTTTTTACGTTATTTCTAGGAATAGGATTGGCTAGTATTGGAGGTTTGGTTTTCTTTTTCTTAATAAAATTTATTTTCAAACGTGTCAAAGTTGATCGTTCGGATATGATAGAAATTAAAGAAAATGAAGAACCTCGTCTTTTTGCTTTAATTAGAGAACTGACTAGAGAAGTAGGCACCGATTTTCCTAAAAAAGTTTATCTGACTAGAGATGTAAATGCTGCTGTTTTTTACGATTCTAGCTTTTGGAGTATGTTTTTTCCTACCAAAAAGAATCTACAAATTGGTCTAGGATTAATCAATGCAGTAACTGAAACTGAACTTAAAGCTGTTTTGGCTCACGAATTCGGACATTTTAGTCAGAAAACATTAAAAGTAGGAAGTTATGTTTATAATGTAAATAAAGTAATTTATAATATGCTTTATGACAATACTTCGTATAGCAATTTAGTACAACGCTGGGCAAATTTTTGGTGGGGTTTTGCGATTTGTGCTTGGATAGGAATCACAATTATTACAGGAATTCAATGGATTCTTCAAAAAATGTACGGCATTGTCAATGTTCGTTATATGGAACTTTCTAGAGAAATGGAGTTTGAAGCTGATCAAATTGCTGCATCTGTGGTCGGTTCAAAACCTTTGATAGATTCACTTTTACGTCTTCAATTGGCTAGTGACGCACTTCAATCTTTAATCAATTTTTATCAAGAACAAATCGCCAAAGAAGAAATAGCTGAAAATATTTATCCTCAACATCATTATTTAATGAATTATTTGGCTAAAGAAAGTCATCTTGATATAGAAAATAATTTGCCTGTTGTTACGAAGGAGAGTTTGAATAAATTTGATAGAAGTAAGGTAGTTATTGAAAATCAATGGGAATCGCATCCAAGTACAGTCGATAGAGTACAGCATTTAGAAGATTTGGGTTTTGATGCAGAACCTTCTTTAGATACAGCATGGAGTATTTTTGAGAATGCTCAGAAATGGCAAGATAAGTTTACAAAAGATATTTTTGCAGATGTAAAATTTTCTCAGACACCAAAACTACTTTCTTTAGAAAATTTCAAAGAAGAATATTCTGCCTACAAACAAAAGTATTCTTTTGATGAGCGTTACAACGATTTTTATAACTCAAAAGATATTTCAGAATTTAATATGGAAAGAATTATTGATCGAATCAATTCGAATTCTTCAAAAGTCCTGATTACTGAAAATACAGAGTTAGAAGATATTTTCAATGAAAAAAATACAGAGCTTATCCGAAAACAACAAGGATTAGAAAATGATTGCCTGATTTTGGAAGCTATTATTGATAAGCAAATCAAGCTCAAAACTTTTGATTTTGAAGGAATAAAATATCCAGTCAAACATGCACCACTTATTTTACAAGAATTGCAAGATGAAGCGCAAGCCAACAAAAAGCTAATTCAACAAAATGAAGAAAATGCTTTTATTTATTTCTATAAAAAAGCTCAAGCAAATAATAATGATACAGTTTTGAAAGAATTGTATGAAAATTATTTTGAAAGAAATGAAATAAAGAAAGCTGATGAATTACTTCATAAAGCTCTTTTAGAAAAATCACAATTTATTGGTCAGCAATTAGAAATTCATGAAATTGAAGAACACATGGCACAACTTCGTTTTGAAGAGCGAAAAATGCGTTCTCGTTTGAAAGAAATTGTAGAAAAAGAACCTCACCTTTTAGATGTTTACACAGCTCAAAACAAAAAACAATTAGAAGATTATCTGTCTCAAGAATGGATTTATTTTGACCATAATCATTATTATGAAACTCCTCTAGGACTTCTTTTTGCTGCCTACAGTTTTTATTATGAACTTTTCAATCAGTCTTTATTCTTAAATAAGAAAAATCTATTGGAAAGACAATTGTCATTAGCAGCTTAG
- a CDS encoding Glu/Leu/Phe/Val dehydrogenase dimerization domain-containing protein — protein MRELLEKFENKNPEIVFEWHDQHTEAVGWVVINSLRGGAAGGGTRMRVGLDKREVESLAKTMEIKFSVSGPAIGGAKSGINFDPKDPRKQEVLNRWYKAVAPLLKNYYGTGGDMNVDEIHEVIPITEDCGIWHPQEGVFTGHFQPTEPQKINRIGQLRYGVVKVLENEDYTPSLQRKYTVADMITGYGVACGVFHFYDIWGKGEADYKGKRAIIQGWGNVASAAAFYLAQKGVKIVGILDKEGALLKEEGFSFEEIKQLFLDKNGNQLNATNMLSFEEAEQKIWDFGVEIFIPAAASRLVQQSQIERMIKGGLEVVSCGANVPFADKEIFLGKTLEYADKNVAIIPDFIANCGMARVFAYLMSNDDVDMSDEGIFEDTSTIIKNALEKTHSRNKNKTGLVETSFEIALEQLV, from the coding sequence ATGAGAGAATTACTAGAGAAATTTGAGAACAAAAATCCAGAAATCGTTTTTGAATGGCACGATCAACACACTGAAGCTGTGGGTTGGGTAGTCATTAACTCACTTCGTGGAGGTGCAGCAGGTGGAGGAACACGTATGCGTGTCGGATTAGACAAGCGTGAAGTAGAGTCACTTGCCAAAACCATGGAAATCAAATTTAGTGTTTCAGGACCTGCTATTGGTGGCGCAAAATCAGGAATCAATTTTGATCCAAAAGACCCACGTAAGCAAGAAGTGTTGAATCGTTGGTACAAAGCAGTAGCACCACTTTTGAAAAATTATTATGGAACAGGTGGTGATATGAATGTCGATGAAATCCATGAAGTAATTCCGATTACAGAAGATTGTGGTATTTGGCATCCACAAGAAGGGGTTTTTACAGGACACTTTCAGCCAACAGAACCACAAAAAATTAACCGTATCGGACAACTTCGTTATGGTGTAGTCAAAGTTTTGGAAAACGAAGATTACACACCTTCTCTGCAAAGAAAATACACTGTTGCTGATATGATAACAGGTTATGGTGTAGCTTGTGGAGTTTTTCATTTTTATGATATTTGGGGCAAAGGAGAAGCAGATTATAAAGGAAAACGAGCAATCATTCAAGGTTGGGGAAATGTAGCAAGTGCAGCAGCTTTTTATTTAGCTCAAAAAGGAGTAAAAATTGTTGGTATTTTGGATAAAGAAGGCGCACTTCTGAAAGAAGAAGGTTTTTCTTTTGAAGAAATCAAGCAATTATTCTTAGATAAAAACGGAAATCAGCTCAACGCAACAAATATGCTTTCTTTCGAAGAAGCAGAACAAAAAATTTGGGATTTTGGTGTAGAAATATTTATTCCTGCTGCTGCATCAAGATTGGTTCAACAATCTCAAATTGAAAGAATGATAAAAGGTGGTTTGGAAGTAGTTTCTTGTGGTGCAAATGTTCCTTTTGCTGACAAAGAAATTTTCTTAGGTAAAACATTAGAATATGCTGATAAAAATGTAGCAATTATTCCAGATTTTATCGCAAACTGTGGAATGGCTCGTGTTTTTGCTTACCTTATGAGCAACGATGATGTAGATATGTCTGATGAAGGAATCTTTGAAGATACTTCAACTATCATCAAAAATGCACTTGAAAAAACACATTCAAGAAACAAAAATAAGACAGGATTAGTAGAAACTTCTTTTGAGATTGCCTTAGAGCAATTAGTTTAA
- a CDS encoding FkbM family methyltransferase, which produces MKHFATSYDLKNNHFLSQFLSKLHYYYPPKMPITTNFGISPNLKLVVEPSSTVSSVYLFGTPMQYDGERGPLYLSLLLMNNKKYYLDIGSHYGYFSFFLRTHLSEDKIIHYFEPNELLYSFTENAIQSNNLKNIYGHKFGVGKESGETIFYINHTDSSCSSLNDNYSDKHQLEQVKINVISLNNFVEQSDINAFDCVIKIDVENAEYLIEKGATNVFKKVDYLIMEVLGPAINDKFISHMVNEYGFYAYYINDFQLEYCPDKEESYIYSSPQYNWLFTRRKPNELKQIVKNSHFRIKDDYNQK; this is translated from the coding sequence ATGAAGCATTTTGCAACTTCTTATGATTTAAAAAACAATCATTTTCTAAGTCAGTTTTTGTCCAAACTTCATTATTATTACCCTCCTAAGATGCCTATAACTACTAATTTTGGTATCTCTCCTAACTTAAAATTAGTAGTTGAACCCTCATCTACAGTTAGTTCTGTATATTTATTTGGGACTCCAATGCAATATGATGGAGAAAGAGGTCCTCTTTATCTGTCTTTGTTATTAATGAACAATAAAAAATACTATTTAGATATAGGTTCTCACTATGGTTATTTTAGCTTCTTTTTGAGAACACATTTATCTGAAGATAAAATAATTCATTACTTTGAACCTAATGAATTGCTTTACTCATTCACAGAAAATGCCATTCAAAGTAATAATTTGAAAAATATTTATGGTCATAAGTTTGGAGTAGGAAAAGAATCTGGAGAAACCATATTTTATATCAATCACACTGATAGTTCTTGTTCTAGTTTAAATGATAATTACTCTGATAAACACCAGTTAGAACAGGTTAAGATAAACGTAATTTCACTAAATAATTTTGTTGAGCAAAGTGATATTAATGCATTTGACTGTGTCATCAAAATTGATGTGGAAAATGCTGAATACTTGATTGAAAAAGGAGCAACAAACGTATTCAAAAAAGTAGATTATCTAATTATGGAGGTATTAGGTCCTGCAATAAATGATAAGTTTATTTCACACATGGTAAATGAATATGGTTTTTATGCTTATTATATAAATGATTTTCAGTTAGAATACTGTCCTGATAAAGAGGAAAGTTATATCTATAGTTCTCCTCAATATAATTGGTTATTTACTAGGAGAAAACCAAATGAACTAAAACAAATCGTCAAAAATAGTCATTTTAGAATAAAGGATGATTATAATCAAAAATAA
- the sufC gene encoding Fe-S cluster assembly ATPase SufC, with protein MLNINDLQASIDTGTGDKEILKGLNLEVKAGEVHAIMGPNGSGKSTLASVLAGREEYEVTGGSITFEGKDLLDLAPEERAGEGIFLAFQYPIEIPGVSNATFMKTAVNEIRKYKGKEELDAVSFLKLMKSKAAEMELDSSLLTRALNEGFSGGEKKKNEIFQMAMLEPKLAILDETDSGLDIDALKIVANGVNRFKNKDNAVIVVTHYQRLLDYIVPDFVHVLYQGRIVKSGTKELALELEAKGYDWIKEEVNSVTSK; from the coding sequence ATGCTCAATATAAACGACTTACAAGCTAGTATAGATACAGGAACTGGCGACAAAGAAATTCTTAAAGGACTTAATCTTGAAGTAAAAGCTGGCGAAGTTCATGCTATTATGGGACCAAACGGTTCAGGAAAAAGTACACTTGCTTCTGTTTTGGCAGGAAGAGAAGAATACGAAGTAACAGGGGGAAGTATCACATTTGAAGGAAAAGACCTTTTAGATCTTGCGCCAGAAGAGCGTGCAGGAGAGGGAATATTTTTAGCTTTTCAATATCCTATCGAAATCCCAGGAGTAAGCAATGCTACTTTTATGAAAACGGCTGTAAACGAAATTCGTAAATACAAAGGAAAAGAAGAATTAGACGCAGTTTCATTTTTGAAATTGATGAAATCAAAAGCTGCTGAAATGGAATTAGATTCTTCACTTTTGACAAGAGCTTTGAATGAAGGTTTTTCGGGTGGAGAGAAGAAAAAGAATGAGATTTTCCAAATGGCAATGTTAGAGCCAAAATTAGCTATCTTGGATGAAACAGATTCAGGACTTGATATTGATGCGCTTAAGATTGTTGCAAATGGCGTTAATCGTTTCAAAAATAAAGATAATGCAGTTATTGTAGTAACTCACTATCAACGACTTTTAGATTATATCGTTCCAGATTTTGTTCACGTTTTATATCAAGGTCGTATCGTAAAATCGGGTACAAAAGAACTCGCTTTGGAGTTGGAAGCAAAAGGCTATGATTGGATAAAGGAAGAAGTTAATTCAGTTACCAGTAAGTAG
- the sufD gene encoding Fe-S cluster assembly protein SufD: MTTTLDDIKSTFLAPFEELAEKVSESNETDKFSVTKKSALEAIENNAFPTTRNEEWKFTDIKSILSNKFELQSENSSLNSDLDLNELNYYLNGNKDLDSHVLVFINGHFSEKHSNIKETKDKISIKSLSNTETSSSAFEKFLDKFPSTSDKDSVSIFSDINAAFATDGYVIEIANNQELELPVFVYFVNDASQKNTLSQVRNYISVGENSRCTVVENYITKGENPNLTNVLTSVNVEKYGNVKHYKIQADAKSQFQIGSTHAKQADNSSFTNTTISLAGKLIRNDLRIVSGEHCESFMNGLYLLNEKTHVDNHTVIDHTRPNSYSNETYKGVLDGKSRAVFNGKIFVRQAAQKTNAFQSNKNVLLSDDAILNTKPQLEIWADDVKCSHGATTGKLDQEALFYLQARGIPKQKAKSLLLQAFAEEVLDSIEIDVLKEFLTNEIENRLSV, translated from the coding sequence ATGACAACTACTTTAGACGATATAAAATCTACTTTTTTAGCTCCTTTTGAAGAGTTGGCTGAAAAAGTAAGTGAAAGTAATGAGACAGATAAATTTTCTGTAACCAAAAAGTCAGCTTTAGAAGCTATCGAAAACAATGCTTTTCCGACAACAAGAAACGAAGAATGGAAATTTACAGATATAAAATCCATTCTTTCTAATAAATTTGAATTACAAAGTGAAAATAGTTCTTTAAATTCTGATTTAGATTTGAATGAATTAAACTATTATTTGAATGGTAATAAAGATTTAGACTCTCATGTTCTTGTTTTTATTAATGGACATTTTTCTGAGAAACATTCTAATATAAAAGAAACTAAAGATAAAATTTCTATAAAATCGCTTTCAAATACTGAAACTTCTAGTTCTGCTTTTGAGAAATTTCTTGATAAGTTTCCAAGTACATCTGATAAGGATTCGGTTAGTATTTTTTCTGATATCAATGCAGCTTTTGCTACTGATGGTTACGTTATTGAAATTGCTAACAATCAAGAATTAGAGCTTCCTGTTTTTGTTTATTTTGTAAATGATGCAAGTCAGAAAAATACACTTTCACAGGTCAGAAATTATATTTCTGTGGGAGAAAATAGCCGTTGTACAGTTGTAGAAAACTATATTACAAAAGGCGAAAATCCAAATTTGACAAATGTTTTGACTTCTGTAAATGTAGAGAAATATGGAAATGTAAAGCATTACAAAATACAAGCAGACGCAAAAAGTCAGTTTCAAATAGGCAGCACACATGCTAAGCAAGCTGATAATAGTAGTTTTACAAATACTACAATTTCTTTGGCAGGAAAATTAATCCGTAATGATTTGAGAATTGTTTCTGGAGAACATTGTGAGTCGTTTATGAACGGACTTTATTTGTTGAATGAAAAAACACACGTTGATAATCATACTGTTATTGACCACACAAGACCAAATTCGTACAGTAACGAAACTTACAAAGGCGTTTTGGATGGCAAATCAAGAGCTGTTTTTAACGGAAAAATATTTGTTCGTCAGGCTGCACAAAAAACAAATGCTTTTCAGTCAAATAAAAATGTTTTGCTTTCTGATGATGCTATTTTGAATACAAAACCACAACTTGAAATCTGGGCAGATGATGTAAAATGTTCGCATGGCGCAACAACTGGAAAACTAGATCAAGAAGCGTTATTTTATTTGCAAGCTAGAGGCATTCCGAAACAAAAAGCAAAATCATTATTATTACAAGCCTTTGCTGAAGAGGTTTTGGATAGTATCGAAATTGATGTGTTGAAAGAATTTTTGACAAATGAAATTGAGAATCGTTTGAGTGTATAG